In the Gemmatimonadaceae bacterium genome, one interval contains:
- the priA gene encoding primosomal protein N' — protein sequence MTPATRLIEVALPLPLFQTFTYALPGTSVDTPAPGSRVVVPVRGSRAVGICLGPTDGAGVKSLREVLDVPDAEPALSPSLLALCRWIAGYYIVPLGVVVRAALPALLTGAAAPRPAQRTERILVLRRDLPTLQERHEMFARAKRQRELFEVLESLGGHAAVAHITGQLGFSAAVVKALVSRELASIESTVVARDPFAARRVPAPTRHAPSEAQRTAIDAIVAAQPGETVLLHGVTGSGKTLVYIELLREVVDRRGKSAIVLVPEIALTPQTVDRFRAVFGDRVAVLHSALGDGERYDAWLALKRGEKRIAVGARSAVFAPLDDLGAIIVDEEHEGSYKNGETPRYHAREVAVVRARLAGAIAVLGSATPSLESWQNAASGKYRLLSLPERVGAGRLPAVEVVDLRRPRDARTIAGGDAATGAAAAHAAFRRVFSEPLEAAIGERLQRGEQSILLLNRRGYASFLQCDACGDVHGCPNCSISLTYHKSPERLVCHYCLHEEDAPRVCRNCGGPTVRQRGLGTQQVERLLLERYPYARVARMDVDTTSGKWAHADILDRVGRGEIEILLGTQMIAKGLDFPNVTLVGVIDADVGINMPDFRASERSFQLLSQVAGRAGRGPKGGDVVIQTRVPAHHAVRCAVTHDYHAFVRTELPTRVKPPYPPNVRLVNIVCSGLEETATASLALDAAKWLTRLIDARARDQVTLIGPAPCAIDRIKRRWRWHVLLKSDQPAALTSVVRYFVRRFEAPHAAQLRVAVDRDPVSVL from the coding sequence ATGACGCCCGCCACGCGCCTCATCGAGGTCGCGCTGCCGCTGCCGCTGTTCCAGACGTTCACATACGCGCTTCCTGGGACCAGCGTCGACACACCGGCGCCGGGGTCGCGCGTCGTCGTGCCCGTGCGCGGCTCGCGCGCCGTCGGCATCTGTCTCGGCCCCACCGATGGCGCCGGCGTCAAGTCGCTGCGCGAGGTGCTCGACGTGCCCGATGCGGAGCCGGCGCTCTCGCCGTCGCTGCTCGCGCTGTGCCGGTGGATCGCCGGCTACTACATCGTTCCGTTAGGCGTCGTGGTGCGGGCCGCGCTGCCGGCGCTGCTCACCGGCGCCGCCGCGCCGCGCCCCGCACAGCGGACCGAGCGGATCCTCGTGCTGCGGCGCGACCTGCCGACGCTCCAGGAGCGACACGAGATGTTCGCACGCGCCAAACGACAGCGCGAGCTCTTCGAGGTGCTCGAAAGCCTGGGCGGCCACGCCGCCGTGGCGCACATCACCGGGCAGCTCGGCTTCTCGGCCGCCGTGGTCAAGGCGCTCGTGTCGCGCGAGCTCGCATCCATCGAGTCGACCGTCGTGGCGCGGGATCCGTTCGCGGCGCGCCGCGTGCCCGCGCCGACGCGGCACGCACCCAGCGAGGCGCAGCGCACCGCCATCGACGCCATCGTCGCCGCCCAGCCGGGCGAGACCGTGCTGCTCCACGGCGTCACCGGCAGCGGCAAAACGCTCGTGTACATCGAGCTCCTCCGCGAGGTCGTCGATCGCCGCGGCAAATCGGCCATCGTGCTCGTGCCCGAGATCGCGCTCACGCCGCAAACCGTCGATCGCTTTCGCGCCGTGTTCGGCGACCGCGTGGCCGTCCTGCACTCTGCGTTAGGCGACGGCGAGCGCTACGACGCGTGGCTGGCGCTCAAACGCGGCGAGAAGCGCATCGCCGTCGGCGCGCGCTCGGCCGTGTTCGCGCCGCTCGACGACCTCGGCGCCATCATCGTGGACGAGGAGCACGAAGGCAGCTACAAGAATGGGGAAACGCCGCGCTACCATGCCCGCGAAGTGGCCGTGGTGCGCGCGCGGCTGGCCGGCGCCATCGCCGTGTTAGGCAGCGCGACGCCGAGCCTCGAGAGCTGGCAGAACGCCGCGTCGGGAAAGTACCGGCTGCTCTCGCTCCCCGAACGCGTCGGCGCCGGGCGCCTGCCCGCGGTCGAAGTGGTCGACCTGAGACGCCCCCGCGACGCACGGACCATTGCCGGCGGCGATGCCGCGACTGGCGCGGCCGCGGCGCATGCCGCGTTTCGCCGCGTGTTCAGCGAGCCGCTCGAGGCGGCCATCGGCGAACGATTGCAGCGCGGCGAGCAGAGCATCCTGTTGCTCAACCGGCGCGGCTACGCGTCGTTCCTCCAGTGCGACGCGTGCGGCGACGTGCACGGCTGCCCGAATTGCAGCATCAGCCTCACGTACCACAAGAGCCCCGAGCGGCTCGTGTGCCACTATTGCCTGCACGAAGAAGACGCGCCGCGCGTGTGCCGTAATTGCGGCGGCCCAACGGTGCGCCAGCGAGGGTTAGGCACGCAGCAGGTCGAGCGGCTGTTGCTCGAGCGCTACCCGTACGCGCGCGTCGCCCGCATGGACGTCGACACCACCAGCGGCAAATGGGCGCACGCCGACATCCTCGACCGCGTCGGCCGCGGCGAGATCGAGATCCTGCTCGGCACCCAGATGATCGCCAAAGGACTCGACTTTCCGAACGTCACGCTCGTGGGCGTCATCGATGCCGACGTCGGCATCAACATGCCGGACTTTCGTGCATCGGAGCGCAGCTTCCAGCTGCTGAGCCAGGTGGCGGGACGTGCCGGCCGGGGCCCCAAAGGCGGCGACGTCGTCATTCAAACGCGGGTCCCGGCGCACCACGCCGTGCGCTGCGCCGTGACGCACGACTACCACGCGTTCGTGCGCACCGAGCTGCCCACGCGCGTCAAGCCGCCGTATCCGCCAAACGTGCGGCTCGTGAACATCGTGTGCAGCGGACTCGAGGAGACTGCCACGGCCTCGCTGGCGTTGGACGCGGCAAAGTGGCTCACGCGGTTGATCGATGCGCGCGCCAGAGATCAGGTCACGCTGATCGGGCCGGCCCCGTGCGCGATCGACCGGATCAAGCGCCGGTGGCGCTGGCACGTGCTGCTCAAGAGCGACCAGCCCGCGGCGCTCACGTCGGTGGTGCGGTATTTCGTCCGTCGGTTCGAGGCGCCGCACGCGGCGCAGTTGCGGGTCGCGGTCGACAGGGACCCGGTATCCGTCCTCTGA
- a CDS encoding dipeptide epimerase has product MKLDHDVLRVHTKHAFTISRGTEHEVRVVTVRLTDADGAQGWGEAAPSKFYGETADTIPAALAMFAPVLEHADAWALEDIEAELNRVVRWNAAAKSAVSAALHDLAGKRLGIPVYRLLGLNPARAPLSSFTIAIAGADEMRRKVREAASYPILKIKLGSDHDEEILRIIREEAPHATVRVDANAAWTPKHTLHMMECLVAHRVEFVEQPLPPHDLDGLRFVRERSPLPIIADESCLVAADVARLAGVVDGINIKLAKCGGVREAMKMAATARAHGMLVMMGCMIESSLAITAAAHLAPLLDYADLDGAALLSDDPYVGATIDAGVIKLPDGPGLGVTRAAR; this is encoded by the coding sequence ATGAAACTCGACCACGACGTCCTGCGCGTGCACACGAAGCACGCGTTCACGATCTCGCGCGGCACCGAGCACGAAGTGCGCGTGGTCACCGTGCGCCTCACCGACGCCGACGGCGCCCAGGGCTGGGGCGAGGCGGCGCCGAGCAAATTCTACGGCGAGACCGCCGACACGATCCCGGCGGCGCTGGCGATGTTCGCGCCGGTGCTCGAGCACGCGGACGCCTGGGCGCTGGAGGACATCGAGGCCGAGCTCAATCGCGTGGTGCGCTGGAACGCCGCTGCCAAGTCGGCGGTGAGTGCGGCGCTGCACGATCTGGCGGGCAAGCGGTTAGGCATCCCGGTGTACCGGCTGCTGGGCCTCAATCCGGCGCGGGCGCCGCTCTCGAGCTTCACGATCGCCATCGCCGGCGCCGACGAAATGCGCCGCAAGGTGCGCGAGGCCGCCTCGTATCCGATCCTCAAGATCAAGCTCGGCTCGGACCACGACGAGGAGATCCTGCGGATCATCCGCGAGGAAGCGCCTCACGCGACCGTACGCGTGGATGCCAATGCCGCGTGGACGCCCAAGCACACGTTGCACATGATGGAGTGCCTGGTCGCCCACCGGGTGGAGTTCGTCGAACAACCGTTGCCGCCGCACGATCTGGACGGACTCCGGTTCGTGCGCGAGCGGTCGCCGCTCCCGATCATCGCCGACGAGTCGTGCCTCGTTGCCGCCGACGTCGCGCGGTTGGCCGGCGTCGTGGACGGGATCAACATCAAGCTCGCGAAGTGCGGCGGAGTGCGCGAGGCCATGAAGATGGCCGCGACGGCACGCGCGCACGGCATGCTCGTGATGATGGGCTGCATGATCGAGTCGAGCCTTGCGATCACCGCCGCCGCGCACCTGGCGCCGCTGCTCGACTACGCCGATCTGGATGGCGCCGCGCTCCTGTCCGACGATCCCTATGTTGGCGCGACGATCGACGCCGGGGTCATCAAATTGCCCGACGGGCCCGGGTTAGGCGTGACGCGGGCGGCGCGGTAG
- a CDS encoding serine/threonine-protein kinase, with protein sequence MTCSRCTSELPEVPDAPNEPPDEELDLLRRITGGRYRIYRRLATGGMASVYAAKHVQLGRPVVIKVLLAHLARDEEMRERFRREAEAAAQLLHPYICQILDYGQLESTVYLVMPYMAGGSLADRIVKGSTVGPHQTAVIGSQVAVGLDYAHRHGVVHRDVKPDNILFDEDDNALITDFGIATARFHNRLTMTGRAMGTPHYMSPEQAMGKLVDGRSDIYSVGVLLYEMMVGFPPFDGADSYSIGYKHVHETAASPEVVDSRTPPALATITMKCLAKNPAERFQRGNEVADALIGYLAQAPGPDGLRTAWLARRLGITPTSR encoded by the coding sequence GTGACCTGCAGCCGGTGTACGTCCGAGCTGCCGGAAGTGCCGGACGCGCCCAACGAACCGCCCGACGAAGAGCTCGACCTGCTGCGCCGGATCACCGGCGGGCGCTATCGCATCTACCGCCGTCTGGCCACGGGCGGCATGGCGAGCGTGTACGCGGCCAAGCACGTTCAGTTAGGCAGACCGGTGGTGATCAAAGTGCTGCTCGCACACCTGGCGCGCGACGAGGAGATGCGCGAGCGGTTCCGGCGCGAAGCGGAGGCGGCTGCCCAACTGCTCCATCCCTACATCTGCCAGATCCTCGACTACGGCCAGCTCGAGTCGACGGTGTACCTCGTGATGCCGTACATGGCCGGCGGCTCGCTCGCCGATCGCATCGTGAAGGGCAGCACCGTTGGGCCGCACCAGACGGCGGTGATCGGATCACAGGTCGCCGTCGGGCTCGACTATGCGCACCGCCACGGCGTGGTGCACCGCGACGTGAAGCCCGACAACATCCTGTTCGACGAGGATGACAACGCGCTCATCACCGATTTCGGCATCGCGACGGCGCGTTTTCACAACCGCCTCACGATGACCGGCCGCGCGATGGGGACGCCGCACTACATGTCGCCCGAGCAGGCCATGGGCAAGCTGGTGGACGGCCGGAGCGACATCTACTCGGTGGGCGTGCTGCTCTACGAGATGATGGTCGGCTTCCCGCCGTTCGACGGCGCCGACTCGTATTCCATCGGCTACAAGCACGTGCACGAGACGGCGGCATCGCCCGAAGTGGTCGACTCGCGTACGCCGCCGGCGCTGGCCACGATCACGATGAAGTGTCTCGCCAAGAATCCCGCCGAGCGGTTTCAGCGCGGCAACGAAGTGGCCGATGCGCTGATCGGCTATCTCGCACAAGCGCCCGGCCCGGACGGTCTGCGCACCGCATGGCTCGCGCGGCGACTCGGCATCACTCCGACATCCCGATGA
- a CDS encoding GvpL/GvpF family gas vesicle protein: MARHVAASGVRLFGVMSVARDSDGGHPGEASLVRTRDLAALVKQVPDSRRDLDEADIDLHQRVVESAFERGGVLPAPCGTVFRNAEQLRRWMEQNYLALSEGLQFVAGRSEARVHIARRPTTEAEPSTPATPSVVTDCFRTLRRVSSAAMTLPPVHDPEPALFSAAFLLDRERWAEFETTVRSLAHRHAGLILRQTGPWPPYDFVRLDFEP; the protein is encoded by the coding sequence GTGGCTCGCCACGTAGCCGCAAGCGGCGTGCGATTGTTCGGCGTCATGTCGGTTGCGCGCGACAGCGATGGCGGGCATCCGGGGGAAGCAAGCCTCGTTCGCACGCGCGATCTGGCGGCGCTCGTCAAGCAAGTCCCCGATTCTCGCCGCGATCTGGACGAAGCGGACATCGATCTCCATCAACGCGTCGTCGAGTCGGCGTTCGAGCGCGGCGGCGTGCTGCCGGCGCCCTGCGGCACCGTGTTTCGTAATGCGGAGCAACTGCGACGTTGGATGGAACAGAACTATCTCGCGCTGTCTGAAGGCTTACAGTTCGTCGCCGGTCGTTCGGAGGCGCGCGTCCATATCGCGCGTCGCCCAACCACGGAAGCCGAGCCGTCCACACCCGCCACACCGTCCGTGGTAACAGACTGCTTCAGGACGCTCAGGCGTGTCTCGTCAGCGGCCATGACGCTGCCGCCGGTGCACGATCCCGAGCCGGCCTTGTTCAGCGCCGCATTTCTCCTCGACCGCGAACGCTGGGCAGAGTTCGAGACTACCGTGCGGTCGCTGGCGCACCGCCACGCGGGTCTCATCCTCCGGCAGACGGGCCCGTGGCCGCCGTACGACTTCGTGCGTCTGGATTTCGAGCCATGA